The sequence gtgtgtaattttattattttccttttgtaGCAATGGTTAATGATCAGTCTTGACAGCATGTCAAATTTCATCTATTTGTAATTATATGCCAATTTTGATTTTGGGTTTACTGTTCTTATTTTGCAGCCGCGTTTGTGGAAACCCTCACGGATTGATTAGGAAGTATGGCCTCATGTGCTGCAGGCAGTGCTTCCGCAGCAATGCCAAGGAGATTGGATTTATTAAGGTAAGATGTATAAATAAGTGATCATCTTTGTTGAGATTTGCTTTCTGtccataataattattttcgcATCTGTATTCTGAGCACTAGTGTAAAACTTATTTCaaacttatatttaattaatagtcCAAAGAATCAATGGTCCCTCCAATTATGAGtcataactaaaaattaaaagccaGTTTGAAAGCTCCTTAGATTCCTCGAGCTTGTAAACATGATTCTTTCCATAAAGCATTTATGAAAGACTTC is a genomic window of Ricinus communis isolate WT05 ecotype wild-type chromosome 2, ASM1957865v1, whole genome shotgun sequence containing:
- the LOC8288508 gene encoding 40S ribosomal protein S29; its protein translation is MGHSNVWNSHPKNYGPGSRTCRVCGNPHGLIRKYGLMCCRQCFRSNAKEIGFIKYR